gtctttgatGTAATCCACTGACTGAACAAGAACGTTCATTACAAGTGCATGAAGTGATTCAAATAGGTACTCTGATGTAGGCAGTTTTGTCCTGGAAGTTAGTAGTGATTGTTTCAGAGGAgttcacagtttttttctttcagtaaaTGTGTCTGAAACATCATTGTTCAGTCACCACATCAGAGCGTTCATCACAGTTTTGCAGTCCATGACGCGTGGTTCTCACTGCTCTCGATGCAGTCCTTCACCTACAATATCAATGCAGATTGATGAATTTGAAAGTCCTTGCTTGAATGCCGATGTTCGCATGACATGTAAATCTGCACACTGCTCGCAGCTACAAACCAtgaactatatatatatacttagtTTGAGCTACATTTCATCTGCTGAGAACGAGGTACGAACTCACAGAGTGAGAGATACATATGTAATTTCTGCACTATTGTACTCGTATCTACCGCTCCATAGTTCCACACTTGCACTCCGATACATTGATTCTCGTCTATGACCCCTCTTctgccacctgcaccacagaaaGGCCCTCTCACTCGATCTCTCAGGACTACCCGGGGTCTCTTCTTCCATTTGTTCCCCACACTCCTGGTACACAGCCATACACTGCAGTGTCTCTACTATAATATCATCTGGCTCCTCATGTGCCACTTCCACTGAGGATGTGACTTCAAGATCTGGTAGCGATGAATCTGTATCTGGTGAAAGAGGATCTGAGGCTGTATTTGTGGGTCCAAAATCTAGTTCCAGTGACGTATCTGGGGATACAGAACTAGGAGGGGATACTGTAACAGTGACCTGGGGAAGTGGGAATTGGTTTAGTTCCAAGGCGATGTCCTGAGGCAAGTGGGATAGGAAATTGTCCATGGCTGGATCCAAACAGATGGATTCTGTTAACTGTGGAGGATCCAAGGGGCACAGCGTGGAAGGGTCATCAGTGGATATGGGTGAATAATCTGACTGGTAAAAGGGTGGGTCTAAATTGTCAGCATTAGAAGGAGAGTCATAATTCAGGTCAAATGGCTCTGGTTCAGGGTCCATGAATACAGAGTCAAGATCATCTTGATCTAGGGAAGTCAGCATGACTAAGTCAAAGTGGACCAGATCAGCGTGATATATGGTGGTGTTATCCAATGGTTCTGGAAGGGGTGGCCACTCCAAGTCTTGGGACTCAGTGTTTGGTTGAGTTTCTTCTGAAATGGAAGCAAAGGTTGAAACCAGCATCATTTGCTCTGGGGGAGGGTCAGGGGGATCATCTGGAAGGGTGATAATGGGATCTGGATTTGTGTCACTGTCAGTTGGACTTCCAGGAGAGTCTGTGTGAAGGTATTCTGACACCAAAATGGGATCTGGATTTGTGTCACTGTCAGTTGGACTTCCAGGAGAGTCTGTGTGAAGGTATTCTGACACCAAAATGGGATCTGGATTTGTGTCACTGTCAGTTGGACTTCCAGGAGAGTCTGTGTCAAGGTATTCTGACACCACAATGGGATCTGGATTTGTGTCACTGTCAGTTGGACTTCCAGGAGAGTCTGTGTCAAGGTATTCTGACACCACAATGGGATCTGGATTTGTGTCACTGTCGGTTGGACTTCCAGGAGACTCTGAGTCAAGGTATTCTGACACCACAATGGGATCTGGATTTGTGTCACTGTCAGTTGGACTTCCAGGAGAGTCTGAGTCAAGGTATTCTGACACCACAATGGGATCTGGATTTGTGTCACTGTCAGTTGGACTTCCAGGAGAGTCTGTGTGAAGGTATTCTGACACCACAATGGATGGACATCTGATGTCAGTCTCTAAATGACATGGTCTAACAGCATCAAGATTAGAAGGGTCATCACAGGTTGCGAGTGGCTCTGGATTCATTGCATCAGATGAAGACTCTATGGCTAAGTCTGATGGCTTTGGTTCTGGTTCTGTTGATTCGGCAGGATCAGGATCTTCTAATCCTGAATATGGCATAGATACAGTAGTGGGATCTTCATATACTGGATCTGGCTGGTCCACAGCATTGGGATCTGTAGATTCTGAATCTGACATGATACCATATTCATATTCCTCTGGTGGAGACACAGTAAGAACAGGGACTGGATATGGTAGCTGTATCTTATCTCTTTCAATTAGTTCTATATCTTGGGATGCCATGACATCAGAATGAGATGGTTCAGTATCTGAATGGGACTCACTAGCTGGGTTTATATTTATTAGTTGTGGGGTGATTGGCATTTCTTGTTTCACTGTCACTGAATCCTGAGGGCTTTCAGGGGCTGTTCCTGACAGAAGTGGCACCACACCATGAGTTGTGACTGGATCATTAGTGACAATGTCAGTTGGATTTAAAATTGCATGATCTGGTACATCTGGTTTTGGTTGTGGTTTATCCCTGGAGGGAATAGCAGTCAAGTCAAACAGCTCTAGTTGGACTGTTCTAACAGAGCCTGGGAGTATTGGATCCAGAGAAAGTGGTATGGCACTCTCTACATACATTGACTGTGGACAGGCAAGAATGCTTGGGTCCATTGAGAGCTGTTTTGGCAGATTTCGACGggcacttttcttttcctcattctCCTCTGGACAATTGACGGCTGCATCGGCAGTGCTCTGACGAACAAGGACCTTGCTTCTGGCCTGGGTCCCCACAGACACTTTGGATACTTGGGGTCTCTTTTCTCGAGCTCCCCCTGTCCCTCTATCTACTGAAGAGGTTCCAAGTCTTTCCGCCCCTGTTGCTCCTTCACCAACACCTGCACCggcacctgcacctgcacctgcacctgcacctgcacctgcacctgcacctgtcTCTGCCCCTGTCCGTACCCCTACCCCTGCTCCTGTCCCTGTACTCGCCCTTCCACCTGTCCCTGCCCTTGCTCCTGTCCCAGATCCAACCCCTCCTCCTAAACCTACCCCAGCTCCACCCGTCATTTGGCCACCCTGAGGAGACCATGTGTTGTAATGCTGCGTGAACGTATTGAAATTACTGTTGAAAGCACGAAGCTCTTTACAAAGGTCCTTCCTGAGATCAGCAAGCTCTCTACGCATGGCAGAGACCTCTTCCTTCCATTGCATGCTGATAGCTGCCGCCAAGGTAGCTGACTCTTTGATACTGGCCTGGATGGCTATTGGTGACGGCCGTTCTGGGGCACTAGATCTTGGTGATCTGAAGAGGCTTGGAGAAACAGGTGGTCCAGACAGAGGTTTGGCGGTAGCCCCCATGTCATCTTGTTGGTAAAGCCTGTCTCTTCTGATGGGGCAGCCTAGATCATCATGTGCCAAAGGGGCTGTGTCTGCCAAATCCCCATGTATACTGGTCTGGTCAGGTAAACAAGAGTCTTCCTGCACATAATTTCTGTCTGCaagacaaatgtaaatatgtatctGTAATATTACCATAGGTGTGAGCAGCTGGAGAGAATGTGCTTTTAATTGCCACAAAGCAATAACATGAAGTCATGCACTGAATGCCATGAGTCAAAATAAGATAAGAAAGGATGCTAGTGTTATGATTTTGGCCCCAATTCACTAATCTGTATACCTAAGATGTGGAGtaaagattttaattatttgtaataCTATTCTAAATCACAGTGCTAAGCAAAGTGCTCCCATTTTGACTCATTTCCATCAATGGTTTACACTGCCTTCTCAACCTTCATTTGTAGCATGCAATCTTCACATCTTTTCAATGCACAAAGCTGAAGCTCCTAGCTCCCGGAACACATCACAGAGAATGGACAATATTTCTTATAAATGAGGTGTAAGAACAACCCTTGCATGCTCTTCTGCTTTCATTTGAGGTAAAGCAAAATGTACTTTGTGCAATGAAAAGAGGCAAAGATGAGCAAAGCTTCAAGACATTTTCTCAAAAAATCAGGAAGTATAGTATGAACCCTATTGAAAATATGAGGTCCAGGTTGATCGATTCCTTCAAAGCACTACCTGCccaatttttcaaaataatggcCAAATCCATCAAATACCAAACTCGGCATCCtaaaaatgcaaacatattTAAGTTGACTGAGAAAGCAGTGTAAGCAAACATTTATAGGTATGAAGAATTGATATTAAGCACATCTCCAGGTGTCCACACCTCTAACCCTCCCTATTATAGGCTGACTGTTGTTTTTAGTTCTTGAATCTACTGTGGGAAGAGATGGAATCCGCTCAGACTTCTTGTCCAGAAACTGTCTTCGTTTCTTCCCACCTTCTTCATCTGTACATGGACGTTATCATGTCCTCTGTGAATCCAGCAACCATGGGAATTGTTGAAACCACCACCAGCTTACAATTTACAATCAGTATCAGGCTCAGTACCACAAATAAATGCATGTGTCAGCTAAGTAGGTTTAGATTTATTGCAGCAAGTTTGCATATGTGATATATGTGACTGACCAGTGGGACACTTCAGTTAGCGATATATTCATAGCCAGCTTTACATTTTCCATTATCCACACTATTGTTTGGACACAATAGTGTGCAGCTTCGTAATAAGATCTCATTGTGTGCGAACATGAGCTTTGCAATAagacaaaatcatttttatgaaGTGAACAATCTCTGGGCAAACAAATTTCACAGTGTATTGTGTGATATTTGAGTGTCTGCAGCACAGTGCAGTGCATTGAGTTCACAAATAAAGAATGCAAACTTTGCATTTGGAAATTTCACCAGTTTGCAATAGAGCTGTGAGTACGTTCACAAGTGTCACCATGTGgcctcataaaaaaaaaaaatcacacagcCAATATATTTTAGAAAAAGCAGTCGTGTCCTTATGACCTGATATTTCAGATAATGTCCAACTGTGATTTTCAATAGGGTTCATTGCTTTACTCTCTGATGCATCCAATGGATGAGCAGATGAAGCACTGTATCCAAAATACAGTAGGATGAACTGGTACAGCTCACAAGTGATAGCTACGGTAGACCTCCATcaaaaacaatggaaacatACAGGAGTGATTCATGCAAAGATACAAAGCTGTTTGACAGCACAACTGGTTTGCACTAACTGTTCTATATTCATCCATTACCAAACAACAATGCCAAGTGTAAGCTTCTGGTGTCCGTTTGTCACTTTGACTCAAGCAAACAAATCCCAACATCCAGGATGTTATAGGTTGTGTAAATTCAAGGTAGGTTAATCTGTGCTTACCTGTGGTGGCtctgatggtggaggtgagagTGGAGGCCATGGGGGGGATGCAGTCATCGTCCTGGGAGTAGCCGGCCTGGATGGCTCGCAGGTAGCTGTGACTGCGGGTGCGGAAGCAGCCGGGGAGGTCCAAGGCCTCCATGGCCTGGGATTCCACCTCACTGAACACCGACTCGCACACCGACTCAAACTGgccatttatttctgtttcactcACCTGCGAGATACAGAAGCCATCAGCCCGTTTTCAAGCTAATGGGAATATTTCTTTGTTATATATTAATTGCTTAGTTGTAAAACCTGACAGTGTTCTCTGTAAATTTGATTAAAACTCAATGAAATGGTGCAAAATGAAGCAGAGAAATCAATGacaaatttttatttaatgtcacaaaacagatttttttgaatGATGCCTAGAGATGACTCCATCATTTCCACACTactagaaaaacaacaataatgtgatgtgtgtgtgacattgaaTTGTTACACATGGTTGTTTACTGAGCAGAAAGCTGTGTGATGACTATCGTTTCATTCTCATTTGGCGAAATCAAGAATCAAAGATAAACATCTTGTTTTACTGAGGTTTGGAATTAGTGGGAGTTTAGTTGGGCTTTTAGGACTCTGAACAAATCAATACCGCTCTCATTTAAGGGAGAtaaatatctcaacaaccaCAACTGGAGTTCTATAATTCGTACAGCCAAAGATTGTGCAATGATCTATCATgtaaattgataaataaatgaaaaaaaatcatttgtgGGTTTTGGAAACATATCTATGAAATATACTCAAACAACAGTATTATTTTCTATCTTTTATCGATTTTAAATGAAGAACTGTGGTGAAATCATCTGATTATATTTTTCTGGAGATTCCCTGGGGCCTCCTCTGGGCCCCTCTGCCCTCTGCGGCGGAAGAACCACTTCTCTTCCTTACATCGATTTGAGATGGAGTCGGGAATCGTTCCTAATTGAAAGGGTGTAGACTCACCTGGCTCACTTGGCTAACGCAGCTAGCCTGACTGAGGGTGCTGACAGCCCGCATGTAGCTCTGGTTCCTGGAGCGAAACTTGGGCGAGTTGTAGTTGGCTGAGGGATCCAGGGCAATGCCGGGGTGCATGTCCCTGGCGGCTTGCAGGTGGTAGCTCTGACTGaacggagagagaggaagagtggggAGTGGGACGACAGTCATGGTGATTATTTCTTAAACAAGATATAATTGAACTTATTAACAAATATGGTTGGATGAGTGGCTGAGAGGTGCAACATGTTGACAAAAGCAATTAAGTGCTATTAAACTCAGCGGGCGTCCTCTGGGTAACCGGAACTCAAGAGGTAGACTTGGTTATGACATTTTGTCTTCCAACAGGGGTGccttcctctttctgctcctctccgCCGCCAGCGTCCTTAAAAAGATTTCTGCGGGGGCTGCAACATCTAATCAATGCTTGGAAATGAGAGAAATGCAAATCGGGAGCTAGTTAACGAGCAAGCACTTCAGAGAGCACTCCGGTGTCAGCCAGGTCAAATGAATGTGCTACCCCAGCATGCAGGGGCGGGAGAGATGCTCAGAGACCCGTGACTGGGTAGAAATCCGCTGGAGAGAAGATGAACGGaatgacacagagggagaaatggGCTTTAAGTAAACTGAAGAATACTATGTGAGTCACGTTAGGACGACCAAAGTGAGATTCCCTCAGTCAGATCTGTTTGTGATGGCAGGCGGTGATGAGTAAGCAGTTTTCGTGGGGCTTTTTATAGAGATAAACGCTGGTGTTTGGCAGCGAGGAAAATGCCAGCGTGATTAAAAGTCCCTCAATCCATCTTGTCACGCTGTAGCGATGCTGTGCGTTATTTGCAAAGCAATATCAACCTTCTAAACACCCAAAGACGTCCTAGAGCAGAAATATCCAGAGATTAAGACTGAATTAAGGGGAGAAGCTGTAAATGGGAAGAAATCCTATTTTAAATGATGTGGTTAATCGCTCAAAACACACAATCTAACAGTGATGCTTTCATCGTTAAAATGAGCAAGTCATTAAATACCATGCTGCTGTAATGTGAAGCAGTGAAATCATATCTATAATGTGTTTGGAAGTGCCTTCTGCTTTGCTTCGTATGTGCAGATTGCCCCAGGTGACCTCTCACTGACTGGTCTTGAATGTTTTGCTCTGTGAGACGTCCGTATCGAGTGTGTCAGCAGGGCAGCGAGCCAGCTGGCGCCCCCACGTTCGAGTCTGACCACTGCAACATGGCAGCAACAGGGAGGTGAGGGGACGGGGGGCGGAGTGCCTGTATTCACCTTAAGTCTGCAGCAAAATTGGTGATGTAGTTACGCATGTCACTGTTGATTCTATCCAGGCGGTAAGAGCTGCGGgtagagaagaaaacagagttACTGGGTCCCACAGTTCGGAGTCGGATGGATGTGATGTCACTGGGACCAGGTCCAATGGAGCGGGCTCTTTATGGCATTTGTGGTGCACTGAATGCTTGCTTTGGGGGGTTTTCACCAAAGTGCTGCAAACATTAGGGCGATACCATGTGACCGACAAAGGTGGGAGAATGTTGCGGTTGCATTCACAAAGCAGAAAGCATTGGCTGGTCGAGGCCGCATCCTCT
The sequence above is drawn from the Hippoglossus hippoglossus isolate fHipHip1 chromosome 22, fHipHip1.pri, whole genome shotgun sequence genome and encodes:
- the dlgap2a gene encoding uncharacterized protein dlgap2a isoform X7; its protein translation is MSALKKVLPGILQKHCCILPDRNTESQCTLCGEPEDQQYSWSPSQYFDEDSYSPPPRNMKGLSGGRPAQLQLTSPISAHTCGLAECDHALDHHLYHGDSRSPSYLLSPTESCPLDGHHRCSPRSSIHSECMVMPVSMSATDHSISSSTFPRMHYGSASRDNGGNTSGGRDSRDDCGSSSHGGSGKMNRIPPNLMDQFEKQMPLHRDGFHTLQYQRTSTTTTTTEQRNESPGRIRHLVHSVQKLFTKSHSLEGSSKMNGTKSDSHREGSHHHHNHHQGHHKHSKRSKSKDRKSDGGGKQRSGGWWSSDDNLDSDSTYRTPSLMSRHPVEHISHCYPDSMHSHLAGDLSLKTSKSNNDVKCSACESISMAPEGKFMKRSSWSTLTVSQAKEAYRKSSLNLEKPMTPIDLKPNLRPCHYLQVPQDEWAGYPGGGKDDEIPCRRMRSSSYVKAMGDEESGESDSSPKTSPQKLVRPDALVKAIIRPRELLDSQSSYRLDRINSDMRNYITNFAADLSQSYHLQAARDMHPGIALDPSANYNSPKFRSRNQSYMRAVSTLSQASCVSQVSQVSETEINGQFESVCESVFSEVESQAMEALDLPGCFRTRSHSYLRAIQAGYSQDDDCIPPMASTLTSTIRATTDRNYVQEDSCLPDQTSIHGDLADTAPLAHDDLGCPIRRDRLYQQDDMGATAKPLSGPPVSPSLFRSPRSSAPERPSPIAIQASIKESATLAAAISMQWKEEVSAMRRELADLRKDLCKELRAFNSNFNTFTQHYNTWSPQGGQMTGGAGVGLGGGVGSGTGARAGTETGAGAGAGAGAGATGAERLGTSSVDRGTGGAREKRPQVSKVSVGTQARSKVLVRQSTADAAVNCPEENEEKKSARRNLPKQLSMDPSILACPQSMYVESAIPLSLDPILPGSVRTVQLELFDLTAIPSRDKPQPKPDVPDHAILNPTDIVTNDPVTTHGVVPLLSGTAPESPQDSVTVKQEMPITPQLININPASESHSDTEPSHSDVMASQDIELIERDKIQLPYPVPVLTVSPPEEYEYGIMSDSESTDPNAVDQPDPVYEDPTTVSMPYSGLEDPDPAESTEPEPKPSDLAIESSSDAMNPEPLATCDDPSNLDAVRPCHLETDIRCPSIVVSEYLHTDSPGSPTDSDTNPDPIVVSEYLDSDSPGSPTDSDTNPDPIVVSEYLDSESPGSPTDSDTNPDPIVVSEYLDTDSPGSPTDSDTNPDPIVVSEYLDTDSPGSPTDSDTNPDPILVSEYLHTDSPGSPTDSDTNPDPILVSEYLHTDSPGSPTDSDTNPDPIITLPDDPPDPPPEQMMLVSTFASISEETQPNTESQDLEWPPLPEPLDNTTIYHADLVHFDLVMLTSLDQDDLDSVFMDPEPEPFDLNYDSPSNADNLDPPFYQSDYSPISTDDPSTLCPLDPPQLTESICLDPAMDNFLSHLPQDIALELNQFPLPQVTVTVSPPSSVSPDTSLELDFGPTNTASDPLSPDTDSSLPDLEVTSSVEVAHEEPDDIIVETLQCMAVYQECGEQMEEETPGSPERSSERAFLWCRWQKRGHRRESMYRSASVELWSGRYEYNSAEITYVSLTL
- the dlgap2a gene encoding uncharacterized protein dlgap2a isoform X4, producing the protein MSALKKVLPGILQKHCCILPDRNTESQCTLCGEPEDQQYSWSPSQYFDEDSYSPPPRNMKGLSGGRPAQLQLTSPISAHTCGLAECDHALDHHLYHGDSRSPSYLLSPTESCPLDGHHRCSPRSSIHSECMVMPVSMSATDHSISSSTFPRMHYGSASRDNGGNTSGGRDSRDDCGSSSHGGSGKMNRIPPNLMDQFEKQMPLHRDGFHTLQYQRTSTTTTTTEQRNESPGRIRHLVHSVQKLFTKSHSLEGSSKMNGTKSDSHREGSHHHHNHHQGHHKHSKRSKSKDRKSDGGGKQRSGGWWSSDDNLDSDSTYRTPSLMSRHPVEHISHCYPDSMHSHLAGDLSLKTSKSNNDVKCSACESISMAPEGKFMKRSSWSTLTVSQAKEAYRKSSLNLEKPMTPIDLKPNLRPCHYLQVPQDEWAGYPGGGKDDEIPCRRMRSSSYVKAMGDEESGESDSSPKTSPQKLVRPDALVKAIIRPRELLDSQSSYRLDRINSDMRNYITNFAADLSQSYHLQAARDMHPGIALDPSANYNSPKFRSRNQSYMRAVSTLSQASCVSQVSQVSETEINGQFESVCESVFSEVESQAMEALDLPGCFRTRSHSYLRAIQAGYSQDDDCIPPMASTLTSTIRATTDRNYVQEDSCLPDQTSIHGDLADTAPLAHDDLGCPIRRDRLYQQDDMGATAKPLSGPPVSPSLFRSPRSSAPERPSPIAIQASIKESATLAAAISMQWKEEVSAMRRELADLRKDLCKELRAFNSNFNTFTQHYNTWSPQGGQMTGGAGVGLGGGVGSGTGARAGTGGRASTGTGAGVGVRTGAETGAGAGAGAGAGATGAERLGTSSVDRGTGGAREKRPQVSKVSVGTQARSKVLVRQSTADAAVNCPEENEEKKSARRNLPKQLSMDPSILACPQSMYVESAIPLSLDPILPGSVRTVQLELFDLTAIPSRDKPQPKPDVPDHAILNPTDIVTNDPVTTHGVVPLLSGTAPESPQDSVTVKQEMPITPQLININPASESHSDTEPSHSDVMASQDIELIERDKIQLPYPVPVLTVSPPEEYEYGIMSDSESTDPNAVDQPDPVYEDPTTVSMPYSGLEDPDPAESTEPEPKPSDLAIESSSDAMNPEPLATCDDPSNLDAVRPCHLETDIRCPSIVVSEYLHTDSPGSPTDSDTNPDPIVVSEYLDSDSPGSPTDSDTNPDPIVVSEYLDSESPGSPTDSDTNPDPIVVSEYLDTDSPGSPTDSDTNPDPIVVSEYLDTDSPGSPTDSDTNPDPILVSEYLHTDSPGSPTDSDTNPDPILVSEYLHTDSPGSPTDSDTNPDPIITLPDDPPDPPPEQMMLVSTFASISEETQPNTESQDLEWPPLPEPLDNTTIYHADLVHFDLVMLTSLDQDDLDSVFMDPEPEPFDLNYDSPSNADNLDPPFYQSDYSPISTDDPSTLCPLDPPQLTESICLDPAMDNFLSHLPQDIALELNQFPLPQVTVTVSPPSSVSPDTSLELDFGPTNTASDPLSPDTDSSLPDLEVTSSVEVAHEEPDDIIVETLQCMAVYQECGEQMEEETPGSPERSSERAFLWCRWQKRGHRRESMYRSASVELWSGRYEYNSAEITYVSLTL
- the dlgap2a gene encoding uncharacterized protein dlgap2a isoform X6, which translates into the protein MSALKKVLPGILQKHCCILPDRNTESQCTLCGEPEDQQYSWSPSQYFDEDSYSPPPRNMKGLSGGRPAQLQLTSPISAHTCGLAECDHALDHHLYHGDSRSPSYLLSPTESCPLDGHHRCSPRSSIHSECMVMPVSMSATDHSISSSTFPRMHYGSASRDNGGNTSGGRDSRDDCGSSSHGGSGKMNRIPPNLMDQFEKQMPLHRDGFHTLQYQRTSTTTTTTEQRNESPGRIRHLVHSVQKLFTKSHSLEGSSKMNGTKSDSHREGSHHHHNHHQGHHKHSKRSKSKDRKSDGGGKQRSGGWWSSDDNLDSDSTYRTPSLMSRHPVEHISHCYPDSMHSHLAGDLSLKTSKSNNDVKCSACESISMAPEGKFMKRSSWSTLTVSQAKEAYRKSSLNLEKPMTPIDLKPNLRPCHYLQVPQDEWAGYPGGGKDDEIPCRRMRSSSYVKAMGDEESGESDSSPKTSPQKLVRPDALVKAIIRPRELLDSQSSYRLDRINSDMRNYITNFAADLSQSYHLQAARDMHPGIALDPSANYNSPKFRSRNQSYMRAVSTLSQASCVSQVSQVSETEINGQFESVCESVFSEVESQAMEALDLPGCFRTRSHSYLRAIQAGYSQDDDCIPPMASTLTSTIRATTDRNYVQEDSCLPDQTSIHGDLADTAPLAHDDLGCPIRRDRLYQQDDMGATAKPLSGPPVSPSLFRSPRSSAPERPSPIAIQASIKESATLAAAISMQWKEEVSAMRRELADLRKDLCKELRAFNSNFNTFTQHYNTWSPQGGQMTGGAGVGLGGGVGSGTGARAGTETGAGAGAGAGAGAGATGAERLGTSSVDRGTGGAREKRPQVSKVSVGTQARSKVLVRQSTADAAVNCPEENEEKKSARRNLPKQLSMDPSILACPQSMYVESAIPLSLDPILPGSVRTVQLELFDLTAIPSRDKPQPKPDVPDHAILNPTDIVTNDPVTTHGVVPLLSGTAPESPQDSVTVKQEMPITPQLININPASESHSDTEPSHSDVMASQDIELIERDKIQLPYPVPVLTVSPPEEYEYGIMSDSESTDPNAVDQPDPVYEDPTTVSMPYSGLEDPDPAESTEPEPKPSDLAIESSSDAMNPEPLATCDDPSNLDAVRPCHLETDIRCPSIVVSEYLHTDSPGSPTDSDTNPDPIVVSEYLDSDSPGSPTDSDTNPDPIVVSEYLDSESPGSPTDSDTNPDPIVVSEYLDTDSPGSPTDSDTNPDPIVVSEYLDTDSPGSPTDSDTNPDPILVSEYLHTDSPGSPTDSDTNPDPILVSEYLHTDSPGSPTDSDTNPDPIITLPDDPPDPPPEQMMLVSTFASISEETQPNTESQDLEWPPLPEPLDNTTIYHADLVHFDLVMLTSLDQDDLDSVFMDPEPEPFDLNYDSPSNADNLDPPFYQSDYSPISTDDPSTLCPLDPPQLTESICLDPAMDNFLSHLPQDIALELNQFPLPQVTVTVSPPSSVSPDTSLELDFGPTNTASDPLSPDTDSSLPDLEVTSSVEVAHEEPDDIIVETLQCMAVYQECGEQMEEETPGSPERSSERAFLWCRWQKRGHRRESMYRSASVELWSGRYEYNSAEITYVSLTL
- the dlgap2a gene encoding uncharacterized protein dlgap2a isoform X2 — translated: MSALKKVLPGILQKHCCILPDRNTESQCTLCGEPEDQQYSWSPSQYFDEDSYSPPPRNMKGLSGGRPAQLQLTSPISAHTCGLAECDHALDHHLYHGDSRSPSYLLSPTESCPLDGHHRCSPRSSIHSECMVMPVSMSATDHSISSSTFPRMHYGSASRDNGGNTSGGRDSRDDCGSSSHGGSGKMNRIPPNLMDQFEKQMPLHRDGFHTLQYQRTSTTTTTTEQRNESPGRIRHLVHSVQKLFTKSHSLEGSSKMNGTKSDSHREGSHHHHNHHQGHHKHSKRSKSKDRKSDGGGKQRSGGWWSSDDNLDSDSTYRTPSLMSRHPVEHISHCYPDSMHSHLAGDLSLKTSKSNNDVKCSACESISMAPEGKFMKRSSWSTLTVSQAKEAYRKSSLNLEKPMTPIDLKPNLRPCHYLQVPQDEWAGYPGGGKDDEIPCRRMRSSSYVKAMGDEESGESDSSPKTSPQKLVRPDALVKAIIRPRELLDSQSSYRLDRINSDMRNYITNFAADLSQSYHLQAARDMHPGIALDPSANYNSPKFRSRNQSYMRAVSTLSQASCVSQVSQVSETEINGQFESVCESVFSEVESQAMEALDLPGCFRTRSHSYLRAIQAGYSQDDDCIPPMASTLTSTIRATTDRNYVQEDSCLPDQTSIHGDLADTAPLAHDDLGCPIRRDRLYQQDDMGATAKPLSGPPVSPSLFRSPRSSAPERPSPIAIQASIKESATLAAAISMQWKEEVSAMRRELADLRKDLCKELRAFNSNFNTFTQHYNTWSPQGGQMTGGAGVGLGGGVGSGTGARAGTGGRASTGTGAGVGVRTGAETGAGAGAGAGAGAGATGAERLGTSSVDRGTGGAREKRPQVSKVSVGTQARSKVLVRQSTADAAVNCPEENEEKKSARRNLPKQLSMDPSILACPQSMYVESAIPLSLDPILPGSVRTVQLELFDLTAIPSRDKPQPKPDVPDHAILNPTDIVTNDPVTTHGVVPLLSGTAPESPQDSVTVKQEMPITPQLININPASESHSDTEPSHSDVMASQDIELIERDKIQLPYPVPVLTVSPPEEYEYGIMSDSESTDPNAVDQPDPVYEDPTTVSMPYSGLEDPDPAESTEPEPKPSDLAIESSSDAMNPEPLATCDDPSNLDAVRPCHLETDIRCPSIVVSEYLHTDSPGSPTDSDTNPDPIVVSEYLDSDSPGSPTDSDTNPDPIVVSEYLDSESPGSPTDSDTNPDPIVVSEYLDTDSPGSPTDSDTNPDPIVVSEYLDTDSPGSPTDSDTNPDPILVSEYLHTDSPGSPTDSDTNPDPILVSEYLHTDSPGSPTDSDTNPDPIITLPDDPPDPPPEQMMLVSTFASISEETQPNTESQDLEWPPLPEPLDNTTIYHADLVHFDLVMLTSLDQDDLDSVFMDPEPEPFDLNYDSPSNADNLDPPFYQSDYSPISTDDPSTLCPLDPPQLTESICLDPAMDNFLSHLPQDIALELNQFPLPQVTVTVSPPSSVSPDTSLELDFGPTNTASDPLSPDTDSSLPDLEVTSSVEVAHEEPDDIIVETLQCMAVYQECGEQMEEETPGSPERSSERAFLWCRWQKRGHRRESMYRSASVELWSGRYEYNSAEITYVSLTL